The Malus sylvestris chromosome 14, drMalSylv7.2, whole genome shotgun sequence genome segment TAACCTCAATTGCATCATCCTTGTCTTTGAGGGTTTGATCTTTCTCGTGGCAAGCTTTCCTTAAAGATACAACCTCTTTCTGTAACATATCATACAGTACTCCAGAAACATAATCTTCATGTTCTCTCCTGGACTGTTCAGCCAAGGTTCCATTTGAGCTCTCCTCATGTCTACCTACTACCTCATTCATTCGAGTCTGATCATTGGCACTGTTAGGCGTGCAATCTTTCCCAGTTGCATCTGGGATTAGCTTATCTCTGTCTAGCAATCTACTACCACCATCAAACGATCTAGATGAAACTGTGGCTTGTTTCAATATTGCAGTGGCACTGTTGGAACGGTTGAAACCAGATTGTAAGTTTGATTTTGTCCTAGATAGATAGCCATTAGAGGACGATTTAGAAATGTTCTCAGCTCCACCAAGAGACTGACGCCTTGAAGGCCTGTTGCTTGTGATTTTTGCATCTGGAGCCGCACGCGATTTACCATTAGATGCTTTTAACTTATCCTCCAAAACCTTAAATCTTAATTGGTATTTTTCCTaagaaatcaataaataatcaacTATTATGAAAAGGATTTAACACATTACAGATGAGAGTAACATAAAATGTAAGCACAGACCCAAACTCAAACAGTTAGCATACCTTCAATTGTGCTTCTGCCTTTGCAGTACGCTCAGCTACAGCCAGTTTGTCTCTAAGCTGTTGCATTTCtccctacaacaacaacaaaaaaaaaagaagtcaaTTTAGATCTCAACTAACTGTTCATttcattatttgttttcacttttctccCCATCTTTTGAAGGAAAATAAACCATCTTAGAATACCAGCATGTGCACACACGCATATATATCCAGAATCCAGATTTATACACAAGTGGACAAGAAGTCcacaatgaaaacaaaaacaaccaaCCAAGACAACGGGAAAGTCCCCCTAAACCAAAGGACTAAACAAGGTAAATCCTTTAAATCTGAAGAAACCGAAGCCCAAACTATACACCCGAAAGAGTCTAGGCTTTTTTTCCCCTTTCCTGGTAATTTATGCTTCTCTAACACCATGCATCTTAGCAAAAGGTCAACAATAATCATTGCAGGTCATCTATGGTATGAGGTGATAGTTCTATATATTAAACCTCTTGGGTTAACATGCGCATGAATACTAAGATGATCATTAACActtgaatattaaaaaagattcaatgaaaaaatttccaattcattcttttctttttgggtaATGAATCATATGTTAATTGCTAATCCCTATGCAGGTATGCAGTGCCTCATCCAACATGACGCAGCAATTACCCGGTTAAATCCTTATCGATAGATATCGAAGAGGTTGTGGCGGGATTCATACTTGAGATAATGCTTCATGAAGCACCTAAGCCCCCCATCATAAGGACAACCTCTTGGGTTAAGGATGCAATTTGTGATGATGAAACCAAATGACTATTTGTGTAAATTAAAGGAATTGTAGGCAAAGATGATGGGTTTATGTATTGAAGTCATAACATGCCTGAAAAAATTTCCTTTCTTCAAGCCATTGCTTTACGGGCATGACTTTGTCACTGGAGTCTTTCCAGTCATTTGCAACAACAGTGGCAACCCGATTTGCAGAGACCTTTGCACGAGCCACCTCCCGCTCCAATAGCTTTTTCTCCTCCTACGCAAGCTTGAATGTTAGAGGAAGTTTGCATTTGTGACACACTCAGAAAAACTACAAAGTGATATGCAAGTACTGGAGTTCCAAGAAATGGTTATTACATTCATCTCCTGCACTTTCCGCTGGTAATCACGCACAGCATTGGCAGCAGCTCCACCAGCTAAAACAGCCTCCTCAAGTTCTCGAACAGTTTGTGTCAGCTTCTCAACCTCAGCTACCTTCTGTCTGTGCATTTTGTCAAGTATTTTGTTCTCCTCCTGATAATGGATAAATTCATATTATGTAAAATGGTGTCCAACACTAGTAAACACCCCTGGTACATTCCCTCAATCACACAAATTGCATGCAGCAGGAAAACTCTGAACAGCATACAAACCTGGCATATTTCAATCTGTTTCATTAGCTCTTGGTTTTTGTTTTGCAGATCGTCAACCAAGGATGCTTTTGCCAAAGCAATCTGAACAGTTCTCTCGGTGTCAACCAGAGCAGCCTCTTTGGATTTAGTAAGCCGATCAAGTGCTCTGTTGTCATCCTGCAACTTGGTTACCTAAAAAAACAATACATCCAgaagtataaaaaaatatagctcgttttaattattaattcttGTAAATAAAGAAGTCAATAGATCAATTAACAATATAGAAACCAAATACATATTGAAAACTCTATACCTCACATGTACAAACCAAATATGGAAGCAAAAATAGACACTCAAAACTGACACGAAAATACTAAAAGTTTTTCAACCCTATCTGtctttaaaacaaaattaaagggGTCATATTGCAGAACGAAAGTATACCTCCTGCCTAGCAAGCTTAAGCTCTGCCTCCAGTGGAGCAATGATGGCTTCAATGGGTGGCATTTCATCATCTTTCTGTGCAGCGTGAACTCTTCGAAGTGTGGCTTCTGCTGCAAATTGCGCAGCCAAAGCTGCTTTTTTCTCATCATTTACTTTCTTAATCTCAAGATTCTGCAAATCATAGTGTACTCAGTATATCGCAAGCAGAACAGTTCAATGTTGGTTACAGAAGACAATACAATCAGGCAGCAAAGGAAACTACAATTATTACCTTGCTTTCCAAAAGAGCTTCAGTTGCTTTAAGCTTTTCATCCACTTTGTTAAGTTCATCTGTCAACTGAAATTATtaaccaacaaaaaaatttatcagAAATTCCCATTTTATTTGAACTTAAAATTTTCTCCTTAtcggaaaagaaaaaagaactcAAAGCTTTCTCTCATCAACATAAAACAAACCTCAAGTTTTCTCCGTACCATGATTCAGTATCATTAAAGAGAGTAAATACTAAGATAACTTATACTATTAATTGATCTCTCAAAAtatcttctaaaaaaaaattcaggacTCCTTATATTGTTGACAGATAAAAGACTTGGCTAACTACTGGATCTTATCAAGCATCAAATAAAACTTGCTGGTCAATCCCAGACAATGGTTATTGAAAAGAGTAAGATATTGACAAATAAAATTTAACATGATTTTTAATAATCTTGATATCTTTTCTAGATTGAAAAGCAGCTTTAAGATAAAGTTGCTGATTAAGTTTTGCTTTGTAGCTACGTTAGATTATTAGTTTCATTCTTGTAACTTGATTCTGGTGGACATCTCACTC includes the following:
- the LOC126600221 gene encoding microtubule-associated protein 70-1-like, translating into MSRAPPDLSSPISMASTTTHISNGEHEPPTKPPAFTSTASFRARKKTNSSAGISRAASDVDDIVTLMHGSDPVRVELNRLENDLRDKDRELGDAVAEIKSLRNSERLKEKAVEELTDELNKVDEKLKATEALLESKNLEIKKVNDEKKAALAAQFAAEATLRRVHAAQKDDEMPPIEAIIAPLEAELKLARQEVTKLQDDNRALDRLTKSKEAALVDTERTVQIALAKASLVDDLQNKNQELMKQIEICQEENKILDKMHRQKVAEVEKLTQTVRELEEAVLAGGAAANAVRDYQRKVQEMNEEKKLLEREVARAKVSANRVATVVANDWKDSSDKVMPVKQWLEERKFFQGEMQQLRDKLAVAERTAKAEAQLKEKYQLRFKVLEDKLKASNGKSRAAPDAKITSNRPSRRQSLGGAENISKSSSNGYLSRTKSNLQSGFNRSNSATAILKQATVSSRSFDGGSRLLDRDKLIPDATGKDCTPNSANDQTRMNEVVGRHEESSNGTLAEQSRREHEDYVSGVLYDMLQKEVVSLRKACHEKDQTLKDKDDAIEMLAKKVDTLNKAMEVEAKKMRREVAAMEKEVSSMRVTKEHDQRTRRVSAPRGALNSSHTLSSRNAQRS